Within Nitrospirota bacterium, the genomic segment CGGCGCGGCGGAAGTGCCCGAGGGCGCCGGCATGGTCTCCGAGCATCCTCAGGGCATTGCCGATGCCGCAGTGGGTGTAGGCCGTGCCGAAGGTGTCCCGGAGGTCGCGGAAAAGCTGGTTGGCCCTGCCGTAGAAACGCAGGGAGTCCCGGAACCTGCCCATCGCCCGGGACGTCCCTCCCATCCCCGCGAGGGCGTAGCCCACCCCGTGGGCGTCCCGGAGGCCCTGGAAGGCCCTCCGGGCTTCGCGGAACGCGGCCAGGGCAGCGGGGATGTCGCCTTTTATGCGGAGCGCGCCAGCCTGCGCCCAGAGGGTAAAGGCCGCCCCTTCCCCGTCTTCCGCGCTCCGGTAGCGGCGCTCCGCGGCGCGCAGGAGCCGCAGGGACTCCTTCCAGTGCCCCAGGGCCCTGAGCGCCAGGGCCCGCCCCACCTGGGCGTCCATGCGGGCCTCCTTCTCCCCGAGCACGGGGGCAAGCTCCATGGCCTCCCCGTAGCGAGCCGCGGCATCCTCGAAGTCGCCGGTCATGCGGGAGGTGTCCCCGAGGGCCATGAGGCAGCCGAGGCGGTCCTCGCCGTCAAGCCTCCGGAGGGCGGCCTTGTACAGGGTGCGGGCCTCGGCGTAGCGGGACTTCTCCCTCAGGGCCAGGGCCCGCTCCAGAACCTCATGCATCGCCCAGGTTCTCTCTGCTTTTGCGCACCACGGCCCCGTAGTCCTTCGCCCCGTAAAAGGCCGAGCCCATGACGAAGAGCTCCGCACC encodes:
- a CDS encoding tetratricopeptide repeat protein, whose product is MHEVLERALALREKSRYAEARTLYKAALRRLDGEDRLGCLMALGDTSRMTGDFEDAAARYGEAMELAPVLGEKEARMDAQVGRALALRALGHWKESLRLLRAAERRYRSAEDGEGAAFTLWAQAGALRIKGDIPAALAAFREARRAFQGLRDAHGVGYALAGMGGTSRAMGRFRDSLRFYGRANQLFRDLRDTFGTAYTHCGIGNALRMLGDHAGALGHFRRAVRLYRRIGDKVSYAYTLWSLAETHMAVGRAALARKYLLEARKLFKKTRDPRGLVYVRLSLAELAFLEGRGGAAMRSVLAARREAARWGFALELCHSRALEAAMEGEARSACYGRLGVSLRQDGIPLAIP